One genomic window of Haliotis asinina isolate JCU_RB_2024 chromosome 4, JCU_Hal_asi_v2, whole genome shotgun sequence includes the following:
- the LOC137282364 gene encoding ganglioside GM2 activator-like: MAHNMKAVIIFTLLCLGWGASSSSVFKFKSYDENAKDANDIMEILMRRRTPERYQPESYFRKYGISLSSKLASFSYKDCGHPSTETARLLELEISPDPIELPGEIQVAFKAVNLQQADSPIKTDVTLWKKVLGMWIEAPCRHNVGSCSYTDVCALLERIPCPQAFRRNNIPCKCPFPAGNYTLPTTTFEVDLSTVPSGDYCIRIKMGSSVQSCNEIYFSVD, translated from the exons ATGGCACACAACATGAAGGCTGTTATAATCTTTACTCTGCTGTGTCTTGGTTGGGGAGCTAGTAGTTCTAGCGTATTCAAGTTCAAGTCTTACGATGAAAATGCTAAAGATGCCAACGACATCATGGAAATTTTGATGCGGCGTCGGACACCCGAGAGATACCAACCAGAATCGTATTTTCGTAAATAC GGTATCAGTCTGAGTTCAAAGCTAGCCTCTTTCTCCTACAAAGACTGCGGACATCCTTCAACAGAAACAGCAAGACTTCTGGAACTAGAGATATCTCCCGACCCAATCGAACTTCCGGGTGAAATACAAGTTGCTTTCAAGGCTGTGAATCTGCAACAAGCCGATTCACCCATAAAG ACTGACGTAACCCTGTGGAAGAAGGTCCTGGGTATGTGGATAGAAGCACCATGTAGACACAATGTTGGCTCATGCAGCTACACAGACGTCTGTGCTTTGCTGGAACGAATCCCGTGCCCACAAGCTTTCAGAAGGAACAATATACCCTGCAAGTGCCCATTCCCAGCT GGAAACTACACACTTCCAACCACCACGTTTGAGGTCGACCTTTCAACTGTCCCAAGTGGTGATTACTGCATAAGGATCAAGATGGGCTCCTCAGTTCAATCCTGCAACGAGATATACTTTTCAGTTGACTGA